In one window of uncultured Fusobacterium sp. DNA:
- the modA gene encoding molybdate ABC transporter substrate-binding protein: MKKFLMKLFIGMFMLSSFGFAKDYEITVSAAASLKEVMGDLIKKFEGENKGVKVNINLGGSGALKNQIIAGAPVDLVFFASQKDLKDLDKKGLVEKDYQGDILKNRLIVAGRSNINSLEDLIGSKVAIGTPETVPAGKYAKEAFINSKIWEKIENDIVYAKDVRSAAQYVDLYEVDFSLIYKTDAKVLKNSEIVYIVPEELHSPIVYSYGIIKDRASEEVVKFYEFLASETAKKYYEKYNFELAK, translated from the coding sequence ATGAAAAAATTTTTAATGAAATTATTTATTGGAATGTTTATGCTTTCTTCTTTTGGTTTTGCTAAAGATTATGAAATAACAGTTAGTGCTGCTGCTAGTTTGAAAGAGGTTATGGGTGATCTAATAAAAAAATTTGAAGGAGAAAATAAAGGAGTTAAAGTTAATATCAACCTTGGAGGTTCAGGTGCTTTAAAAAATCAAATTATAGCTGGTGCTCCTGTAGATTTAGTTTTCTTTGCTTCACAAAAAGACTTAAAAGATTTAGATAAAAAAGGGTTAGTAGAAAAAGATTATCAAGGAGATATATTAAAAAACAGATTAATAGTAGCTGGAAGAAGTAATATAAATTCCTTAGAAGATTTAATTGGTAGTAAGGTAGCTATAGGAACTCCAGAAACTGTTCCTGCTGGTAAATATGCTAAAGAAGCTTTTATAAATTCTAAAATTTGGGAAAAAATTGAAAATGATATAGTTTATGCTAAAGATGTTAGAAGTGCTGCTCAATATGTAGATCTATATGAAGTAGATTTTTCTTTAATTTATAAAACAGATGCAAAAGTATTAAAAAATAGTGAAATTGTATATATAGTACCTGAAGAATTACACTCACCTATTGTTTATAGTTATGGAATAATAAAAGATAGAGCTTCTGAAGAAGTTGTTAAATTTTATGAATTTTTAGCTTCTGAAACTGCTAAAAAATATTATGAAAAATATAATTTTGAATTAGCTAAATAA